A genomic window from Cloacibacillus evryensis DSM 19522 includes:
- the ltrA gene encoding group II intron reverse transcriptase/maturase — protein MRRKQKTAQAGCSCEDKLEAESTMKAPSIAHTENAGEERAQTLLECILTRANMAEAYKRVVKNGGASGIDGMTVQAMYGHLKEHYPELIQSLYDGSYRPQAVKRVEIPKADGGKRKLGIPTVIDRMIQQAISQVLTPIFEKQFSDGSYGFRKGRSAHQAIEQARIYYEQGYKVSVDIDLAKYFDTVNHNLLIKMLREEIKDERVIRLIRKYLKSGVMENGLISSTTEGTPQGGNLSPLLSNIYLTKFDKLLESRGHKFVRYADDCNIYVKSARAAQRVMGNCVNYLEGTLKLKVNQKKSCIGSPTKLKFLGFSLYPSKGETKIRVHEQSLKRFKDKIRKLTARNQGRSIETIMLNLRKYTTGWLGYYAIAEMKSAMLQLTGWIRRRIRQIYWKQWKRIWPKYKNLRQLGIHHRDAWRWANSRLGCWHIARTWILTTSLTNKYLASQGYDDILLRYEAMRARYRTAVYRTVRTVV, from the coding sequence ATGCGAAGAAAGCAGAAAACTGCGCAAGCAGGCTGTTCATGCGAGGACAAGCTGGAAGCGGAAAGCACCATGAAAGCGCCGAGTATTGCCCACACAGAAAACGCAGGAGAAGAAAGAGCGCAAACGTTGCTCGAATGTATCCTCACCAGAGCGAACATGGCAGAGGCGTACAAACGGGTAGTCAAAAACGGAGGTGCGTCAGGCATAGACGGAATGACAGTCCAAGCGATGTATGGACACCTGAAGGAGCACTATCCCGAACTTATCCAAAGCCTCTATGATGGAAGCTACAGGCCCCAAGCAGTAAAGAGAGTCGAAATCCCCAAAGCGGACGGAGGAAAGCGCAAGCTGGGAATCCCCACGGTCATAGACCGTATGATACAGCAAGCCATCTCCCAAGTGCTGACGCCAATATTCGAGAAGCAATTCTCCGACGGCAGCTATGGATTCCGCAAAGGGAGAAGCGCCCATCAGGCAATAGAACAGGCGAGGATATATTACGAACAGGGATACAAAGTATCAGTGGATATCGACCTGGCCAAATACTTTGACACAGTCAACCACAACCTGCTCATAAAGATGCTTCGGGAAGAGATAAAAGACGAGCGTGTAATAAGGCTCATCAGGAAATACCTCAAAAGCGGAGTAATGGAAAACGGGCTCATCAGCTCGACCACAGAAGGAACTCCGCAGGGAGGCAACCTATCACCACTCCTCTCCAACATCTACCTTACAAAATTTGACAAACTGCTGGAAAGCAGAGGACACAAATTTGTAAGATATGCCGACGACTGCAACATATATGTCAAAAGCGCAAGAGCCGCCCAAAGAGTAATGGGAAACTGCGTCAATTATCTTGAAGGAACGCTGAAACTCAAAGTGAACCAAAAGAAAAGTTGTATCGGAAGCCCGACAAAACTCAAATTTCTTGGTTTCTCCCTCTACCCTAGCAAAGGAGAAACGAAGATAAGGGTCCACGAACAAAGCCTGAAACGGTTCAAAGACAAAATCCGAAAACTTACCGCCAGGAATCAGGGACGCTCGATAGAGACCATCATGCTAAACCTCAGGAAATACACGACGGGATGGCTGGGCTACTATGCGATAGCCGAAATGAAAAGCGCGATGTTACAGCTGACTGGATGGATAAGACGCAGGATACGGCAAATCTACTGGAAACAGTGGAAAAGGATATGGCCGAAATACAAGAACCTCAGGCAGCTGGGGATCCATCACAGGGACGCGTGGCGATGGGCAAACAGCAGGCTCGGATGCTGGCATATAGCCAGAACGTGGATACTGACCACCTCACTGACCAACAAATACCTCGCCTCGCAGGGATATGACGATATCCTGCTGCGATATGAGGCAATGCGCGCTCGTTACCGAACCGCCGTATACCGAACGGTACGTACGGTGGTGTGA
- the cooS gene encoding anaerobic carbon-monoxide dehydrogenase catalytic subunit, whose translation MNQCFGCSTCKSADKPLEAFIRSLPLETSHHRVEGQSVKCGFGLQGVCCRLCSNGPCRVTPKAPKGICGATADVIVSRNFLRAVAAGSGCYIHIVENTALNLKNTALAGGAIKGEKALDRLCGLFGVTAADKYDKALAVAEMVLADLYKPEYEKMALVNKLAYAPRRANWEKLGILPGGANAEIVKGVVKCSTNLNSDPVDMLLTCLKLGISTGLYGLTLTNLLNDVMLGEPEIRLAPVGLGVIDPDYINIMITGHQHSCFSYLQDRLTDPEVTAKAAAVGAKGFRLVGCTCVGQDLQLRGAHYEEVFVGHAGNNYTSEAVLATGAIDAVLSEFNCTLPGIEPICDMLNIKQICLDDVAKKSNAEYMPFVFESRAPDSDRIIDAVIASYKARRGEVALNLQPEHGNSDTLTGVSEVSLKDFLGGSWKPLIDLIVSGDIKGVAGVVGCSNLTFGGHDVLTVELTKELIKRDIIVLSAGCSSGGLENCGLMSPEAAELAGPKLRAICKKLGIPPVLNFGPCLAIGRLEIVATELAAEIGIDLPQMPLVLSAPQWLEEQALADGAFGLALGLPLHLGEAPFITGSKLVVDVLTEKMKSLTGGQVIVDPDASSAADKLEGIILEKRAALGL comes from the coding sequence ATGAATCAGTGTTTTGGGTGCAGCACCTGTAAGAGCGCGGATAAGCCGCTCGAGGCGTTTATCCGTTCGCTGCCGCTTGAGACGTCGCATCATCGTGTCGAGGGGCAGTCGGTAAAGTGCGGTTTTGGCCTGCAAGGGGTCTGCTGCCGCCTTTGTTCAAACGGCCCCTGCCGCGTGACTCCGAAAGCGCCTAAAGGCATCTGCGGCGCGACGGCGGACGTAATTGTTTCACGCAACTTTCTGCGCGCCGTTGCCGCAGGCTCGGGCTGTTATATCCATATCGTTGAGAATACGGCGCTTAATCTTAAGAATACTGCGCTTGCCGGAGGCGCGATCAAGGGAGAGAAGGCGCTTGACCGCCTCTGCGGGTTATTCGGCGTTACGGCGGCCGATAAGTATGATAAGGCGCTTGCCGTTGCGGAGATGGTGCTCGCGGACCTTTATAAGCCCGAATATGAAAAGATGGCGCTGGTGAATAAGCTGGCATACGCGCCGCGCCGCGCAAACTGGGAGAAGCTTGGCATCCTCCCTGGCGGCGCGAACGCGGAGATCGTGAAGGGCGTGGTGAAGTGCTCGACGAACCTTAATTCCGATCCGGTCGATATGCTGCTCACCTGTCTCAAGCTCGGCATATCGACGGGGCTTTACGGCCTGACGCTCACGAACCTTCTGAATGACGTGATGCTCGGCGAGCCGGAGATCCGCCTTGCCCCCGTCGGGCTTGGCGTCATTGATCCCGATTATATAAATATCATGATCACCGGCCATCAGCATTCCTGTTTCTCTTATCTTCAGGACCGCCTCACCGATCCCGAAGTCACGGCGAAGGCCGCGGCAGTGGGGGCGAAGGGCTTCCGCCTCGTCGGCTGTACCTGTGTGGGACAGGATCTGCAGCTGCGCGGGGCACATTATGAAGAGGTGTTTGTCGGGCACGCCGGCAATAATTATACGTCGGAGGCGGTGCTGGCCACCGGCGCGATCGACGCGGTGCTTTCGGAGTTCAACTGCACGCTGCCTGGCATCGAGCCTATCTGCGACATGCTCAATATCAAACAGATATGTCTTGACGATGTGGCGAAGAAGTCGAACGCGGAGTATATGCCATTTGTCTTTGAAAGCCGCGCGCCGGACAGCGACCGTATCATCGACGCCGTCATCGCCTCCTACAAAGCGCGCCGCGGCGAGGTCGCCCTGAATCTGCAGCCGGAGCATGGGAACAGTGATACGCTCACCGGCGTCTCTGAGGTATCGCTCAAGGATTTCCTCGGCGGCAGCTGGAAGCCGCTGATAGACCTGATCGTATCAGGCGATATCAAGGGCGTCGCCGGCGTCGTCGGCTGTTCCAACCTTACCTTTGGCGGCCATGACGTACTCACGGTAGAGCTGACGAAGGAGCTCATCAAGCGTGACATCATCGTCCTTTCGGCCGGCTGTTCGTCGGGCGGCCTTGAAAATTGCGGACTGATGTCGCCGGAAGCGGCCGAACTGGCCGGTCCGAAGCTCAGGGCGATCTGCAAAAAATTGGGAATCCCGCCGGTGTTGAATTTTGGTCCCTGCCTCGCGATCGGACGCCTGGAGATCGTCGCGACGGAGCTTGCCGCGGAGATCGGAATAGATCTGCCGCAGATGCCGCTCGTGCTCTCCGCGCCGCAGTGGCTTGAGGAACAGGCGCTCGCGGACGGCGCCTTCGGACTTGCGCTGGGACTGCCTCTGCACCTTGGCGAAGCGCCCTTCATTACGGGAAGCAAGCTTGTAGTGGATGTGCTTACGGAGAAGATGAAATCCCTAACGGGAGGACAGGTGATAGTTGACCCGGACGCTAGCTCGGCGGCGGACAAACTTGAGGGCATCATACTCGAGAAGCGGGCCGCGCTGGGGCTCTGA
- a CDS encoding 4Fe-4S dicluster domain-containing protein has protein sequence MKRIFIDADKCDGCMNCSLACMNAHRKDGADNIYSLDLNDPENESRNFILQDGEKHYRPLFCRHCGEPMCVTSCMSGAMRKNPETGLVEYDETKCGACYMCVMNCPYGVPKPDAATRTFVIKCDFCAGKEEGPSCVRACPKEAIYLKEVE, from the coding sequence ATGAAACGTATTTTCATAGATGCCGATAAGTGCGACGGCTGCATGAACTGCTCTCTTGCGTGCATGAACGCCCACCGCAAGGACGGCGCGGATAATATTTATTCGCTTGATTTAAACGACCCCGAGAACGAGAGCCGCAATTTCATCCTGCAGGACGGGGAGAAGCATTATCGCCCCCTTTTCTGCCGTCATTGCGGCGAGCCGATGTGCGTCACGAGCTGCATGAGCGGCGCGATGCGCAAGAACCCCGAGACGGGGCTTGTCGAATATGACGAAACGAAATGCGGCGCCTGCTATATGTGCGTCATGAACTGCCCTTACGGCGTGCCGAAGCCGGATGCCGCGACGCGCACTTTTGTGATAAAGTGCGACTTCTGCGCCGGCAAGGAGGAGGGGCCGAGCTGCGTCCGGGCCTGTCCGAAAGAGGCCATCTATCTCAAGGAGGTGGAGTAG
- a CDS encoding RrF2 family transcriptional regulator has protein sequence MIMTRETDYAVRILRALSCGERMTVRQVCDLELVPVQFAYKILKKLAACGYVEVFRGQEGGCRLKADLNELSLYDLMRCINDDIFVNACMDPGYKCPWRRSHCGVCHFHSSLKGVQNEIEELLKRWYIGKML, from the coding sequence ATGATCATGACGCGGGAGACTGATTATGCGGTGCGCATCTTGCGGGCTTTGTCTTGCGGAGAGCGTATGACGGTGCGTCAGGTCTGTGATTTGGAGCTTGTCCCCGTCCAGTTTGCCTATAAGATTTTAAAGAAGCTGGCCGCCTGCGGTTATGTGGAGGTGTTCCGCGGTCAGGAAGGCGGGTGCCGCCTGAAGGCCGACCTCAACGAGCTCTCTCTTTATGACCTGATGCGCTGCATCAACGATGATATTTTTGTTAATGCCTGCATGGACCCCGGATACAAGTGCCCGTGGCGGCGCTCTCACTGCGGCGTGTGTCATTTCCACAGCAGCCTCAAGGGAGTCCAGAATGAGATCGAAGAGCTGCTGAAGCGATGGTATATAGGAAAAATGCTGTAA
- a CDS encoding Txe/YoeB family addiction module toxin, with translation MVGYSIVYTKKAAADIPNLKASGLEFKARALIDIIRINPFQSPPPYEKLVGGMRGAYSRRINIKHRLVYEVNEENRTVKIISMWSHYEF, from the coding sequence ATGGTAGGGTATTCTATCGTCTATACGAAAAAAGCGGCGGCTGATATACCTAATTTAAAGGCATCCGGATTGGAGTTCAAAGCCCGCGCCCTGATAGATATTATCAGAATCAACCCGTTTCAGTCTCCGCCGCCGTATGAGAAACTCGTCGGCGGTATGCGGGGAGCTTATTCCAGGCGCATCAATATCAAGCATCGTCTGGTATACGAAGTGAACGAAGAGAACAGAACGGTAAAAATCATCAGTATGTGGTCTCATTACGAGTTTTAA
- the rimP gene encoding ribosome maturation factor RimP codes for MNREKYSEIHNALYQRAESLGYECAGFEIVSEDGMNILRLYLEMPGGIDIEDCERVSREVSDYLDTIEEDLPEGYFLEISSPGLERPLFVAEDYRRFTGKEAQIYLKKGSRALKGVLAGVTPAEEIVIRNSEGERQVPLDDIKRAHLIYVPQTGQKKTFKKIPKKKK; via the coding sequence TTGAATCGGGAAAAATACAGCGAAATACACAATGCCCTCTACCAACGCGCGGAATCGCTTGGATACGAATGCGCCGGCTTTGAAATCGTCTCGGAGGATGGGATGAATATTTTGCGCCTGTATCTCGAAATGCCGGGAGGTATCGATATAGAGGATTGCGAAAGGGTTTCGCGGGAGGTCAGCGACTACCTTGACACGATAGAGGAGGACCTGCCGGAAGGGTACTTCCTGGAGATAAGTTCTCCCGGCCTTGAGCGGCCTCTCTTTGTCGCCGAGGATTACCGGCGTTTTACGGGCAAAGAGGCTCAAATCTATTTGAAGAAGGGCAGCCGCGCGCTGAAGGGCGTGCTGGCGGGAGTGACGCCGGCCGAGGAGATAGTAATAAGGAACTCCGAGGGAGAACGGCAAGTTCCCCTCGATGATATAAAACGGGCGCATCTCATTTACGTTCCGCAGACGGGACAGAAAAAAACATTTAAAAAGATACCAAAGAAGAAAAAATAA
- a CDS encoding type II toxin-antitoxin system Phd/YefM family antitoxin: MLNTNITNFRKNIFMLLEQTIKYNEPVNISTKDGNAVILSEEDYNGLMETLYLSSIPGMKEKIVEGLNTPLEDCIAEDKVSW; encoded by the coding sequence ATGTTGAATACCAACATCACAAATTTCCGAAAAAATATCTTCATGCTTCTTGAGCAGACAATAAAATATAACGAACCTGTCAACATCAGCACCAAGGACGGAAATGCGGTGATCCTCAGCGAGGAAGATTACAATGGACTCATGGAGACATTGTACCTCTCATCGATCCCAGGCATGAAAGAGAAGATCGTAGAGGGGCTCAACACTCCGTTGGAAGATTGTATTGCCGAAGATAAAGTGTCATGGTAG
- the nusA gene encoding transcription termination factor NusA produces MQLGKDFKRVLRQIEEEKGLSEETIISSLEAAMISAYKKFKGGNQHTEVYIDIENGEFSLYEVYEIVEDPTNPDAEMTLEEAERRGYKELEVGDIIRTEVLPEDFGRIAAQTARQVIIQKLKDAERQVVYEQFSDKIGNIVTGSIFKAEGDQILVRLNDKTEAIMPKEERILGEKYIPGSRMKFYLLDVRQTTRGPRIIVSRTHPGLLRRLLELEVPEIQDGVVEIRNIVREAGTRAKIAVASLDVNVEPLGACVGKQGSRIKSISSELNGERIDIIVFNNDPLKYIVNALSPAKVVRIEPLLDQDRSVLAYVRSDQLSLAIGKAGQNVRLAARLTGWKIDIKVKEEEKLPTMKDLFMDISEIIDEGKN; encoded by the coding sequence ATGCAACTTGGAAAAGATTTCAAAAGAGTTCTCAGGCAGATAGAGGAGGAAAAGGGGCTCTCGGAAGAGACGATAATCTCGAGCCTTGAGGCCGCGATGATCTCCGCCTATAAAAAGTTCAAGGGCGGCAATCAGCATACCGAGGTCTATATCGATATAGAAAACGGGGAGTTCTCGCTCTACGAGGTCTACGAGATCGTGGAGGACCCGACTAATCCAGACGCGGAGATGACTCTGGAGGAGGCGGAGCGCCGGGGGTACAAGGAGCTGGAAGTCGGCGACATTATCCGCACCGAGGTGCTGCCGGAGGATTTCGGGCGCATCGCGGCGCAGACCGCCCGCCAGGTCATCATACAGAAGCTTAAGGACGCCGAGCGCCAGGTGGTCTACGAGCAGTTCTCGGACAAGATCGGAAATATCGTCACCGGTTCGATATTCAAGGCTGAGGGCGATCAGATACTGGTCCGTCTCAACGACAAGACGGAGGCGATCATGCCGAAGGAGGAGCGTATTCTCGGAGAGAAGTACATTCCCGGCAGCCGGATGAAGTTTTATCTTCTGGATGTTCGGCAGACGACGCGCGGACCGCGCATCATCGTTTCGCGCACACACCCGGGACTCCTGCGCCGACTGCTCGAGCTTGAGGTCCCGGAGATACAGGACGGCGTCGTCGAGATACGCAATATCGTCCGTGAGGCGGGTACCCGCGCGAAGATCGCCGTCGCCAGCCTCGACGTCAATGTCGAGCCTCTCGGCGCCTGCGTCGGAAAACAGGGCAGCCGCATCAAGTCTATAAGCAGCGAACTCAACGGAGAGAGGATCGATATTATAGTCTTCAACAACGACCCGCTCAAGTATATAGTGAACGCACTTTCTCCCGCGAAGGTCGTGAGGATAGAGCCGCTTCTCGATCAGGACCGTTCCGTCCTCGCCTACGTCCGTTCCGACCAGCTCTCGCTTGCCATCGGCAAGGCGGGGCAGAACGTGCGTCTCGCGGCGCGCCTGACGGGCTGGAAGATAGACATAAAGGTCAAGGAAGAGGAGAAGCTGCCGACGATGAAGGACCTCTTCATGGATATCTCCGAGATAATCGACGAAGGAAAGAATTAG
- the rnpM gene encoding RNase P modulator RnpM, whose product MVKQSSQPVLKKQRPRTCVGCGEESPKRTLLRVIKAPDGEVRYDPTGKANGRGAYVCARRSCVEAAKKKRSFSRALKTEAPEELYAVLLEKCGEEEC is encoded by the coding sequence ATGGTGAAGCAGAGCTCTCAGCCGGTGCTGAAGAAACAGAGGCCGCGGACCTGCGTCGGCTGCGGGGAGGAGTCCCCGAAGCGTACCCTGCTGCGCGTGATAAAAGCGCCGGACGGCGAGGTACGCTATGATCCGACCGGGAAGGCAAACGGCCGTGGGGCCTATGTCTGCGCCCGCCGCTCATGCGTGGAGGCTGCGAAGAAGAAAAGATCTTTCTCCCGGGCGCTGAAGACCGAGGCTCCGGAAGAGCTTTACGCCGTGCTCCTTGAAAAATGCGGCGAAGAGGAGTGCTAA
- a CDS encoding ATP-binding protein encodes MTRLKSAVPMDLMQVYERIFRGSMPALYAADTDSEKFYYSYVQSYLQRDIRDLTQVADENSFYRFLCVAAARSGCMLNYEAMAREADVSAPTAKRWLSLLVTSGIVILIEPYFSNALKRAVKAPRMYFLDTGLCSHLTRWTSPENLEAGAMSGAIFETWVVSEIYKSFINTGRRPPLFYYRDSNSREVDLIIAKDNTLYPIEIKKSAHPVNASRHFKALLPEGEEKDSDNSGEIFAVQNFNLGEGAVICMSQDLLPINKHNWLVPAWLI; translated from the coding sequence ATGACAAGGCTTAAAAGCGCCGTTCCGATGGATTTAATGCAGGTTTATGAGAGGATATTCAGAGGTTCGATGCCGGCGCTTTACGCGGCGGATACAGATTCGGAGAAATTTTATTATTCATACGTACAGAGCTATCTGCAAAGAGACATCAGGGATTTGACGCAGGTCGCGGATGAGAATTCCTTTTACCGTTTTCTCTGCGTAGCCGCCGCGCGCAGCGGTTGTATGCTGAATTATGAGGCGATGGCAAGGGAAGCTGACGTCTCCGCGCCTACGGCTAAAAGGTGGCTGTCGCTGCTCGTAACCTCCGGCATTGTTATCCTGATAGAGCCATATTTCAGCAATGCGCTGAAAAGAGCCGTCAAAGCCCCGCGCATGTATTTCCTTGACACCGGCCTTTGTTCGCATCTGACACGCTGGACGTCTCCGGAAAACCTTGAAGCTGGCGCGATGTCAGGTGCGATTTTTGAGACATGGGTCGTCAGCGAGATATACAAAAGCTTTATCAATACAGGCAGACGCCCGCCTCTTTTTTACTACCGGGACAGCAACAGCAGGGAGGTGGATTTGATCATAGCCAAAGACAACACTCTCTATCCGATAGAGATAAAAAAAAGCGCCCATCCAGTCAATGCGTCCAGGCACTTCAAAGCGCTGCTGCCCGAAGGGGAAGAAAAGGACTCTGATAACAGCGGTGAAATATTTGCCGTACAAAACTTCAATCTTGGCGAAGGCGCCGTGATATGCATGTCTCAAGATCTATTACCGATCAACAAACACAATTGGCTGGTCCCGGCATGGCTTATATAA
- a CDS encoding NAD(P)/FAD-dependent oxidoreductase, whose translation MRHLIIGASAAGIAAAKKIREMRANDGITVIAKDAKVHSRCMLHHFLGGRKSAEEINFAGADFFERNNIRFIAEEEITAVCPRENCVIGARSGKLPYDVLLITTGARFFIPPIPGFREAKNVYGLRDLSDAQKIDAAALGAKECVIVGSGLVGLDAAYALCERGIKCRVVEMEDRICPLQLDAVAGAPYQRLFEEAGCEFFLAKRAAGSELDDAGDMRAVLLESGERLPADFVIVTAGVRPNIEFLEGSGVVTDRCVKVDDGMRTNIENIWAAGDVAGLSGIWPNAALQGETAARGMCGESVKYSDRYAMKNTMNFFGLTTLSLGPNSAEAGDETVVNEWRSGYTKAIIRDGRLVHLTIQGDISNTGFWQELIKRGLKVKDAKKPLERLSYADFWNYDEEGGEYLWK comes from the coding sequence ATGAGACATCTTATCATCGGAGCCTCCGCCGCGGGGATCGCCGCGGCGAAGAAGATCCGCGAAATGCGCGCGAACGACGGGATCACGGTCATCGCGAAGGACGCCAAGGTCCATTCCCGCTGTATGCTCCACCATTTTCTCGGCGGACGTAAGAGCGCCGAAGAGATAAATTTCGCGGGCGCGGATTTTTTCGAGAGGAACAATATCCGTTTTATCGCGGAGGAGGAGATAACGGCGGTCTGCCCGCGGGAGAACTGCGTTATCGGCGCAAGATCCGGCAAACTGCCCTACGACGTCCTGCTGATAACGACGGGCGCGCGCTTTTTTATCCCGCCGATCCCCGGCTTCCGGGAGGCGAAGAATGTCTACGGACTGCGGGACCTTTCGGACGCGCAGAAGATAGACGCCGCCGCGCTCGGCGCGAAGGAGTGCGTCATCGTGGGGTCCGGCCTCGTCGGCCTTGACGCCGCCTACGCCCTCTGCGAACGCGGTATAAAATGCCGCGTCGTCGAGATGGAGGACCGTATCTGCCCGCTGCAGCTTGACGCGGTGGCCGGCGCGCCGTACCAAAGGCTTTTCGAAGAGGCGGGCTGCGAATTTTTCCTCGCGAAGAGAGCCGCCGGTTCCGAACTGGATGATGCGGGCGACATGCGCGCGGTGCTGCTTGAGAGCGGTGAACGGCTGCCGGCCGATTTTGTGATCGTCACGGCGGGGGTGCGCCCCAATATAGAATTCCTCGAGGGCAGCGGCGTCGTCACAGACAGGTGTGTCAAGGTCGACGACGGCATGCGCACGAACATAGAGAATATATGGGCCGCCGGCGACGTCGCGGGGCTTTCCGGCATCTGGCCGAACGCCGCGCTGCAGGGCGAGACGGCGGCGCGCGGCATGTGCGGCGAGTCCGTTAAATACAGCGACCGCTACGCGATGAAGAATACGATGAATTTCTTCGGCCTGACGACGCTCTCTCTGGGCCCCAATTCGGCGGAAGCCGGCGACGAAACGGTGGTAAACGAGTGGCGGTCCGGTTATACGAAGGCGATCATTCGCGACGGCAGGCTTGTGCATCTCACTATTCAGGGAGATATTTCAAACACCGGATTCTGGCAGGAGCTCATAAAGCGCGGCCTCAAGGTAAAGGACGCGAAGAAGCCGCTGGAACGCCTGAGCTACGCGGATTTCTGGAACTATGACGAGGAGGGCGGGGAATACCTCTGGAAATAA
- the ltrA gene encoding group II intron reverse transcriptase/maturase gives PSIAHTENAGEERAQTLLECILTRANMAEAYKRVVKNGGASGIDGMTVQAMYGHLKEHYPELIQSLYDGSYRPQAVKRVEIPKADGGKRKLGIPTVIDRMIQQAISQVLTPIFEKQFSDGSYGFRKGRSAHQAIEQARIYYEQGYKVSVDIDLAKYFDTVNHNLLIKMLREEIKDERVIRLIRKYLKSGVMENGLISSTTEGTPQGGNLSPLLSNIYLTKFDKLLESRGHKFVRYADDCNIYVKSARAAQRVMGNCVNYLEGTLKLKVNQKKSCIGSPTKLKFLGFSLYPSKGETKIRAHEQSLKRFKDKIRKLTARNQGRSIETIMLNLRKYTTGWLGYYAIAEMKSAMLQLTGWIRRRIRQIYWKQWKRIWPKYKNLRQLGIHHRDAWRWANSRLGCWHIARTWILTTSLTNKYLASQGYDDILLRYEAMRARYRTAVYRTVRTVV, from the coding sequence GCCGAGTATTGCCCACACAGAAAACGCAGGAGAAGAAAGAGCGCAAACGTTGCTCGAATGTATCCTCACCAGAGCGAACATGGCAGAGGCGTACAAACGGGTAGTCAAAAACGGAGGTGCGTCAGGCATAGATGGAATGACAGTCCAAGCGATGTATGGACACCTGAAGGAGCACTATCCCGAACTTATCCAAAGCCTCTATGATGGAAGCTACAGGCCCCAGGCAGTAAAGAGAGTAGAAATCCCCAAAGCGGACGGAGGAAAGCGCAAGCTGGGAATCCCCACGGTCATAGACCGTATGATACAGCAAGCCATCTCCCAAGTGCTGACGCCAATATTCGAGAAGCAATTCTCCGACGGCAGCTATGGATTCCGCAAAGGGAGAAGCGCCCATCAGGCAATAGAACAGGCGAGGATATATTACGAACAGGGATACAAAGTATCAGTGGATATCGACCTGGCCAAATACTTTGACACAGTCAACCACAACCTGCTCATAAAGATGCTTCGGGAAGAGATAAAAGACGAGCGTGTAATAAGGCTCATCAGGAAATACCTCAAAAGCGGAGTAATGGAAAACGGGCTCATCAGCTCGACCACAGAAGGAACTCCGCAGGGAGGCAACCTCTCACCGCTCCTCTCCAACATCTACCTTACAAAATTTGACAAACTGCTGGAAAGCAGAGGACACAAATTTGTAAGATATGCCGACGACTGCAACATATATGTCAAAAGCGCAAGAGCCGCCCAAAGAGTAATGGGAAACTGCGTCAATTATCTTGAAGGAACGCTGAAACTCAAAGTGAACCAAAAGAAAAGTTGTATCGGAAGCCCGACAAAACTCAAATTTCTTGGTTTCTCCCTCTACCCTAGCAAAGGAGAAACGAAGATAAGGGCACACGAACAAAGCCTGAAACGGTTCAAAGACAAAATCCGAAAACTTACCGCCAGGAATCAGGGACGCTCGATAGAGACCATCATGCTAAACCTCAGGAAATACACGACGGGATGGCTGGGCTACTATGCGATAGCCGAAATGAAAAGCGCGATGTTACAGCTGACTGGATGGATAAGACGCAGGATACGGCAAATCTACTGGAAACAGTGGAAAAGGATATGGCCGAAATACAAGAACCTCAGGCAGCTGGGGATCCATCACAGGGACGCGTGGCGATGGGCAAACAGCAGGCTCGGATGCTGGCATATAGCCAGAACGTGGATACTGACCACCTCACTGACCAACAAATACCTCGCCTCGCAGGGATATGACGATATCCTGCTGCGATATGAGGCAATGCGCGCTCGTTACCGAACCGCCGTATACCGAACGGTACGTACGGTGGTGTGA
- a CDS encoding L7Ae/L30e/S12e/Gadd45 family ribosomal protein: MGVGEQKALNMLSLARRAGDLLIGQDNIFDALRGGKRLAVFAAEDCSANVLRKLHSAGERGELEIFILKNTDRALMGKHLGIGSAQAAALPRESGFAEKIISLMNEDRSDADE, encoded by the coding sequence ATGGGCGTGGGTGAGCAAAAGGCGCTCAATATGCTCAGCCTCGCGCGGCGCGCGGGGGATTTGCTGATCGGTCAGGATAATATATTCGACGCGCTGCGCGGCGGAAAGAGGCTCGCGGTGTTCGCGGCGGAAGACTGTTCCGCTAACGTGCTGCGCAAGCTTCATTCGGCCGGCGAACGCGGGGAATTGGAGATTTTTATATTGAAGAATACGGACAGGGCGCTTATGGGAAAACATCTGGGGATAGGGTCCGCGCAGGCCGCGGCGCTTCCCCGGGAGAGCGGCTTTGCCGAAAAAATAATTTCATTAATGAATGAAGACAGGAGTGATGCCGATGAGTAA